The window TTCCAATAAAAACCGTTCACGAGGGATACGAAAAAGGCACGGATCCGGACATGGAACCTCCACTAGCTTCACTGGAAATATTAGGGGCTCCGGTTGAAAAAAAAAACTGCTAGGGGTGGGCTTATTGGGAAGTGGGGGGTAATCATTGGTGGTTAAATTTCAAAAGGGAGGAAGGTTGCCGGAATTCGAAATTCCGGTGAGAAGAGAGCCGTTTGGGGTGGTGAAAGTGGGGTTAGGGTATTGAAAGTGGTGGTTGGACGGTGGGGTTTGGTGGATGGAATTTGAAATGGGTGGTGGGGTTTTCATCGTACGGAGAGAAAGAGTGTGCTGACTTTGCTGAGTTGGTGAAAACCAAACTATTAATGGTAAAAATTTAATTTTAGAGCTCTCCCAACGCATCCGCCCTTCTAGAGCGTCGATGGCACCGTCGCGCCCTGACAGCTGCCCTCGAGCCGCCCTGCATTTTTGCCTGCGCTTTGTGACGTAGAAGCATGCTCGAGGACGGATGTCATGCAATGTATTTAATAAAAAACTTGAACAATTGCCTTTTATACTTGTACATTGATATACAGTGGGTTCAGTTTTTATGCGAAAGTAtgatatggttgagagtgtttagTACTGGGTTAGTCTTGGTGAGAAAGTGCTGATTTGGCGCTGATGTGACAGCTAGTCCTGGTGAGGAAGCTTGTCATGGTTGGGAGCCCTCTAAGTAActgttatatatttaattttagagACGGTTATAAAATTGTATAATAGTTTTATGTACCTTAATGACAACCGTTAAAAAAATTGTTAACatttatctatagttaatattaaaatgctaaaatgatgatgtcattattaggctaattcctttgttaagaaaaaatcaaaaagaataagaaaaaaatttaagcatggtgggtgatgtcattaatctaaataattttgattaaaattaaatcttattaattaattattattaataaatcttattaataattattttaattattaaaattaaattattaaataatgttgaattattttgaattatgcagaaggaaaccaattctaaatatatattttgatttacatttttaaaataaagtgACAACCAATATCATCTCTtttgattggatgtggattgtttaatatgcattttaggtgtttgatgaaatgttcagctgacgagtttcttagtcggactatgtgattccacgggtcattaaactaaataactttagcaatttactttcacttaatacctaaaacatatcattaaactgtttcgtttaaacaaacccgtggttccacaggtcatttcactagtacgTCCTAAAATGTTATTGACTCTTCTGTTCGTAGTGCAGATCAAAAATTGAGATTTGTTAGATGTTTGTATATATTATATTTCCGGCTAGCGGATACAGCCACAAGTACAAGGTAAAGACTCTTAGCGGGGTGGATTGCCGATTGGTTGTGATCCCTCCGGACAGCGTCGTGCAAGTCCCGGATCACGATATAGAAATCGTAGGGGTGATTAAGTCAATCTTCGGAGCCAACTACGTCTAACGTTTTGCTACTATGTTTTTGAGTCTTAGCGAGAAAAAGTATTCTATAAGAGAGAAAGTGTATTATCCAACACAAATTCCACTTACCTCAAAATGATGGTTCAGATGGcctaattaataatttaattaataatttaacatcaACTTCCAACATACTTGCATCACATGTAAAACATGAATTTTAATGTATGAAAAATTATGTTATTTTTTTATAATCTATAACTCCATAGTTTCTAGTCACGCATAATTGTCCCCAACTTGGCCAACCAAGCTGATCAAACATTTGAGATTAAGCACTGAACCATTATCATCTGTAGTTACTGAAAACGACTTCTCCAAACACTGGATATTGTGTTCTTGAGCTACTATATATTTGTTGATGTCGAATCCTAAGAAAAATATATGTCCCTCAACCAAGGAACTGTAACTTGACCAACCGTGTCATGCACTATATCGGCATGTACTTCCATGTTGTGTCATTTAATTTGCAAACTCATTTTGTTAAGTGGTTAGCACAATATAGGTTTTGGGTGTTAGATGAATTTTTAGCACCATGAAGCGCTAGAACTGAGAATTTTGACGGAAAATTTTGAGTCGGAAAGTAAGGAGGAAGAAATAGATGATGAAAACAGATAAGGTAAAACAATAAGGTTTTCAAGGCTACCTAGGTAGGCAACCTAATCGGAATATTCCATGACCGTTTCTGACTCTTTTCTGACCACCCAAGATATGTTGTTAATGAGGTTACTGAAACCTCTTGTGAGAGTGAGGATATCaggagatgatgatgatgtttaatgTATGTAGGATGGAGGTCAAATCATCAAACTATATGGAGAAGGCCAAGAATTGGATCTCGGGTAAAAATATCTATGATCATAGTATTTAAATAAATAAGCAATTGTGTCTATGTTTTTGACCACTACATTTATGTTTATGCTTTTGGataattatgtttatatttatatttatgtcggTCAAAATTGGTAAAAGTAAAAGTTGGTCAACGTTCGAGTAGTACTTGACCGAGTAGTCCCTCCAAGGCTTCGGCTACTAGTTCCCAAGTAAACTAGTAATACATTCAATTAGTGTCACGGATCAAATATGAATTTAGTCAACCCTATTACATGAAAATAGCTAATAACCAAATAACTTCACTAACACTCGAAATATCTAACACATTGAAATATAAAAAAAGGTAAAACATAAGAGACACTCTGACCCTGTTCAAAATTTCAAATGATATAAAATCATGTAGTATAATGCTTGTAACCTATAGTTGCATAGAAGGTACAAAAATGGAGTGTCATACATGAAACGTGTGACAAGAATACTATGATAATACAAAACTATTAATGTTACAAAGTTGAAGATACGAATTATCAAACATCACATACCTTGACCAGTATGATCTATACTTGCCAATCGCAAGGTCTAACCAAGGTTTGTAGTTGCCGTTGTAATGTACAACGGCTGCATTCTCTATTTCAGTTTGGTTAAGGGCTGGATCATATCCAAGACCCAATACGTGCCAGCTTCGTTCTAATGGATGGGTCAAGTTGTAGAACGTTATTAGTCCGGGTGGCAATGTCCCAAGTTTCCATAGAGTTCTTTCCTCATTCtgccataaaaaaaaaataaaaaaaaaacaaaaaaaaaacacaatTAAGCAGAAATCATTAGTTAAAGATTCAAAAAACCAGGATCATAATGGTAAGTGTGATGAACTGATTAGAAGTATTAGGTAGTATCGGTTGTCAAGAtggtaaaaaatgataattttgcatGTTTACCCGAAAAATGGGCCGATTAGGGTTTTGTGTTATCTCAAATGGGTCAAAACAAAATAATTAGGTGAAATGGGAATGGGTCAAAGGTGTCTAACTAGATAAGAGTTTCTAAAAGTTCAATTTTTTAATTCATACAACTTCATCTATtatttttcaaagatagatttagtTTACAACTGTAATAATTAGCATTCAGCACACTGATAAGGTACCAAAACACGGACAAGACTCTCTGACCCACCTCACCCAATTCGACCATTACTAATAAAATGACCCATTTCAATCCGTACTATTTTGACCCATTACTTACCCACCTAACCTGCCCAAGTTGCCACCTTTAGTGAATAAATCACCATTAAAAAGGTAAAAGTATAGAACAGTAAAAAGTCCTTACCATATTTTGCCAGCCATGATAAATTCCCGTGATGTCACGTTTCTTCCACTCCTTCAAATCAAACATGTTCATACCAAACGCCCAACCACATGCATCCGGGTCAAAGTTACGTGAGATCTTAGGGTTAGAAAAATTCAAGTACTTATCAAACCGATGAAAACTCTCCTTACACGTCTCTACAGCACCATTTACCATCCCGTGCAAATCAACGTCCCATAAAGGTGTCAAATCCTTTTGAACTACAATATCATCATCCAAAAACAATATTTTATCCAATTTTGGGTACACTTCAGGTAGATAAAATCTCAAATGATTCAACATCGATAAATATTTCGGGTTCCGATATTTCAAATTATCCGACCCAGCTGTTAAAGACGACGCTTGATGTGCCTTAAAATAATATTCCTTCATTCGAGATGATTCAAGCTGACGAAGAACAGGACAATAAGACGAATTCAACCATGTGAAATCGTCCACGTTCTGTACTTGGATCGTAGAACCTTCCGGATGGTTGACCAAAAACCACATCTTCATAGCAGCAAAGTTCAACTTGTCTGTAACTATATGAAAAACATGTTTTTCAGGATGTTTTGCATGTAGAACTGTTGAATTAACGACTACAGAAGTTGCTAAAACGTTATCGGAAAATATAGCGTAGTGGTATAACGAAGGGTTTTCGAGATTTTCTGTATTCGGGAACGTTTTCTTTTCGTCATTTAGTGAGAAATAATCGGTTGTGAGTACTAGAGGAAGACAGTGCAAAGGTCTAGGTACGGTTTTGGCGGCTAGTTGTGTTAACGATGCACTTTTTTTCTTGACTTCTTCAACGTTTGATTCGGTTGACTGAAGCATGACCCGTAACTTTCTTGCCATTATGATACAATCATAGAATTGGTCTTTTGCTAAAGACAATATGTGACCCATTTCTTTAGCTCGATCAAGTGCACTGGTGGAGAAGTGAAACAAAAACTAAATAAGATATGAGATCCAGTTTACCAGTTAAATGTGGCAATTACGACCCGTTTACTTGTGAATGGGTCTATTTGGGTTTTTATAACGGTTTAAAAGTCACATGAACTCTATTTATAAAGCATTTAGCATCCtgaatcatttttatcaaaatgatATTGTTTTTGTAGGTCATGATAGTCACACACTAATCATTTATAGAAAGATGTAAATAAATGGACAGTGAAGTGTTTGTGGGTAAACCCAACCCACTTGGCCCGTGATAAAACTAACCAATTTCAAACTGAAGATGTTTTGACAACCCATCCATTTTGCCACCTCTAGAAGAACTGTACAAGTGTACAAGGGACATTTTATTAAAAGTGAATTTAAATAATGGTTCAGTGAGCAATACCTTGGCCCGAGATCGCTATCATACGTTGCCTTTTCAATTACTTGCTGACTTCTTTTGTAATGCTTAATTAAAGATTCGTAGACGCCAGTTTCATTTTTGGCTTTTGCAATACTTGCGTAGGCTTTTGCCATTATGATTTGGTCACGCATAAGCTTTACAGTAGAATCAGAATTTGGACTTTCATATTCTTTTCTCCAAATACTGTATCTAGATTTGACACTTGTATCAAAAGTTTTAGCACGCTCGATTGCAGCTTCTTGCATCTGAGTCTCGCTCTTTTGACCTACTTGGATCAACTCAGCCGTTCGACGATCCCTCCTTTCCTGGCGTAAGGCCTAAATGGGAATAAAAAAATGACTAGTGATCAGTAACAGATACAATAAACCatcagaaaaataataataataataataataataaataaataaacatttgATAATTACCCGGCGCTTGAGCTTTGCTGGATGCATTGGAGATATTGTTTTGGGTGACAGCTCATTCTCATCCGCGTTTTCATTGGCAGAATGTTCGTCGTTCTCCTTAACTTTCATTTTTTCAGGATCTTCTAATAACtggtttttaattttaattaataataaaagaaGGATAATAATGGGAAATGTATAAATTAATCAAGAAAAGATTGTATCCTACTTCTTCCAAAAAAGGGAAGACAACTAAAGAGTAGAGGTGACAACTTCCAACCCATTTAGCTATGGATGGGTTAATTTTTATCTTAAATGGGTCTAGAAAAGAGAAAATGGATTGAATAGGTTAAATGAGTTGGAACAAACTCCTTAACCATTCGAAGCATATATTTATACCAGTATTGTAACAATATTATTTGTTGAACAATAATCAAAAAACTAATTACGTTTTAAAAACATCTACAAAATTAATGTGGCCAACCCAACACAGCCGATCTCAACCATGTACTAGTTAATGAGACATATCGCCCAACCAGCCTTATTTCCACCTCTACTAATAGTATAATACTTCATATTTCATGTAATGTGTGACTGACCAcagaattaatattttaatattactatATTAATGACCATATAAAAAATATTAAAGAAATTCTAAAGTGGAAAATTGACAAATAAAATGTTGCATTATCTGGGAAAATCCCaaagttattatatttatatacctctaAGCCTTCCTTTTTGCCTTGGTTGTCATCAATAGGGTTTTTCCAGACCCATGAAGCAGACAAATGTTTGGAGTTGACAGTTTTGATTCGTATAGCACCGGAAGTGTCTGTGTATGTCACTATTATGTCAATATCCTGCATTACATCACAAAGACAGTGACATCATCATTGATGAGCACCATTAATATAACAAAAAATGGATGATTACCTTCTCAACTAGATTATTCCCACTTGACATAAATTTTGTGTTATTTTTTTCCTGCATGTACAATGTCATATTCAGTAATTGCAAGAATTTCAGCTCAAGAAAGATACGGCTCTTAGGTTGCTTTTAGTTCGCAGAATTCGATGAAATTCGATGGAAATGGAATTCCGATTCAACCAATAACATTCCATCAACCAAACGCACCCTTAGGTTTCGCAGTGAGATAATAGAGGAATAATTTATAGTTTTACAAATCTGTTAGCAGATTGAATGAATATATAAGAAACTACACTCTGAGACAGTTAGAAGTTATAATATACAACATTTCCTTTTCTAATAACATTTAATCCAAATCTACCTATTTGCCATCAGCAACTATAATAAGACACCGGTTGAATTGGTTGTGGCACAAAAGAAATTCTTGATTAATAAAACATGAAATGTTTGATAAATGTCTTTGTTTTTCATTTCTAAAGAAGGAAAACGGTACCTTCTTGTCCATACACTGTGGACAGTCAAACAAGGGCCAATGTCGATTACTCTCTCTGTGACTGAAAGAACAGAAATAGAAGCATGATCAAGCTATTAGTATCCCCCTAATCACTTCAAAGTAATGCAATGGCGAATTCAAAAACATAATAAGTGAAGTCTATATATAAATTGTAGGTCCTTTTATGGAATGAAAAAAGCATGATGATTGTCAACTTACACCGTTAATGAATCAAACCCATTAGCTCCAACAACAGCAATGTGGACCTGTTTGTACACATGTGTAAAATGTAAAAATACAATATATAAACACAATTAAACATTGACTTGTAGCTCAGCTGGTAGTGGCCTGCCTCTCTTagcgggaggtcaggagttcgactccgctgGACTGCAACATTGCACCcaatgttatccctgacctgaagtatccacccaggtcgcctttcacttagtgcgggggcagcggggagggggttttaccggtCATGCCCTCGGACTGGTCCGAGTttcctccagggcagtagttgggggcggtttatgcaactacgggagatgtAAACACAATATGTAAACACAATATGTAAACACAATTAAACCTAAATATTATCTGCAAATCACAAGTTGTTTAAATGATTTAGGTTTACAAACACAGGAAGTAAAAGCAACAGGCTTAACTAAATTTGTTTATCCAAATCACTaactagaaaaaaaaaaaaatatatatattaaactactTTCTTCAACTAGTAACTAAACTTGTAGCATAATAAACTTTAAACTGTAAATTCACATTTATAACTGTGTGATGTGTTTGAAGATATCAGGTGCAAACCTATACCTTAAAGTTATAATCACTGCTAGATTGAGATACAATTTCAGGATGTAAAGATACTTATAGTAAGGATAGCATGATCAAGGATCCGAAGCATCAACAAAGGTTAGTGTTACGATtcgataaaaataaataaattaaaaaccctaatgcACAAAACATGACGGTGTAACTTGAGATTACATGTATATCTACAAATTATTAAGTTAAGAAATGGATAAATGATTACCTGCAGGAAGACGAATATAATGAAATGAGGAGATAAACAATTTCGAATTGGAGGTTTCATTGCCGGAGAAATGAATGAAAACGTGTAATCAGATTCCGT of the Rutidosis leptorrhynchoides isolate AG116_Rl617_1_P2 chromosome 5, CSIRO_AGI_Rlap_v1, whole genome shotgun sequence genome contains:
- the LOC139850674 gene encoding probable galacturonosyltransferase 3, producing MKPPIRNCLSPHFIIFVFLQVHIAVVGANGFDSLTVHRESNRHWPLFDCPQCMDKKEKNNTKFMSSGNNLVEKDIDIIVTYTDTSGAIRIKTVNSKHLSASWVWKNPIDDNQGKKEGLELLEDPEKMKVKENDEHSANENADENELSPKTISPMHPAKLKRRALRQERRDRRTAELIQVGQKSETQMQEAAIERAKTFDTSVKSRYSIWRKEYESPNSDSTVKLMRDQIIMAKAYASIAKAKNETGVYESLIKHYKRSQQVIEKATYDSDLGPSALDRAKEMGHILSLAKDQFYDCIIMARKLRVMLQSTESNVEEVKKKSASLTQLAAKTVPRPLHCLPLVLTTDYFSLNDEKKTFPNTENLENPSLYHYAIFSDNVLATSVVVNSTVLHAKHPEKHVFHIVTDKLNFAAMKMWFLVNHPEGSTIQVQNVDDFTWLNSSYCPVLRQLESSRMKEYYFKAHQASSLTAGSDNLKYRNPKYLSMLNHLRFYLPEVYPKLDKILFLDDDIVVQKDLTPLWDVDLHGMVNGAVETCKESFHRFDKYLNFSNPKISRNFDPDACGWAFGMNMFDLKEWKKRDITGIYHGWQNMNEERTLWKLGTLPPGLITFYNLTHPLERSWHVLGLGYDPALNQTEIENAAVVHYNGNYKPWLDLAIGKYRSYWSRYVMFDNSYLQLCNINSFVLS